In Stigmatopora nigra isolate UIUO_SnigA chromosome 11, RoL_Snig_1.1, whole genome shotgun sequence, the following proteins share a genomic window:
- the LOC144204514 gene encoding ileal sodium/bile acid cotransporter-like yields the protein MTKYAADISSLVEEFQQRFRDFAAIEKEITLFSSPFSGNPDDAPDHLQLELIELQCDAEHRSRHQQLPLVNFYRQLDEGITLVALLVPITVGMYVKRKRPQMAKKILKVGSFTGFGLIIIIAVVGGILYQSSWTIAPYLWIIGTIYPFIGVGMGCLMARFVGQPWYRCRTIALETGFQNSQLCSTIVQLSFSPAELEVMFAFPLIYSIFQLVVAVIFVGGYQVYKKSCGLVSADSDNQSPTLEDQCTELAKKKCQNVENSAFELNDKHMNKKSKLDHVDRNTQL from the exons ATGACAAAGTATGCAGCAGACATCTCATCTCTGGTTGAGGAGTTTCAGCAGCGCTTTCGGGACTTTGCAGCTATTGAAAAGGAGATCACgcttttttcctctcctttctCCGGAAACCCTGATGACGCTCCAGACCACCTGCAACTGGAGCTCATTGAGCTGCAGTGTGACGCCGAACATCGCAGTCGGCACCAACAGCTCCCTCTTGTTAACTTCTACCGCCAGCTGGATGAAG GTATCACCCTTGTGGCCCTCCTTGTTCCAATCACTGTGGGAATGTATGTTAAACGTAAAAGGCcccaaatggcaaaaaaaatcctcaag GTTGGGTCATTTACAGGATTTGGTCTAATAATCATCATTGCTGTGGTGGGTGGAATTCTTTACCAGTCTTCTTGGACCATTGCCCCCTATCTTTGGATAATCGGAACAATTTACCCTTTTATTGGTGTTGGGATGGGCTGCCTAATGGCTCGCTTTGTGGGCCAACCATGGTACAG GTGTCGAACAATTGCTTTAGAGACTGGTTTTCAGAACTCCCAGTTATGTAGCACCATTGTCCAGCTGTCCTTCAGTCCAGCAGAACTGGAGGTCATGTTTGCATTCCCCCTTATCTACAGCATATTTCAGCTGGTGGTGGCTGTCATTTTTGTCGGAG GATACCAAGTCTATAAAAAGTCATGTGGTCTAGTATCAGCTGATTCAGACAATCAATCACCGACTTTGGAAGACCAATGTACGGAACTAGCTAAAAAGAAATGTCAGAATGTGGAAAATAGCGCCTTTGAACTGAATGACAagcatatgaataaaaaaagcaagCTTGATCACGTTGACAGGAACACTCAGCTCTGA